Proteins encoded together in one Streptomyces sp. B1I3 window:
- a CDS encoding DUF6303 family protein, translating to MSEHTAQVSIRDGRWCLYVALMGVPVSQWPEHSFDRPVQVPTVDERSRALTALGFVFTDGAEWEWTEYSERQDDDTSPVRLLALIVVRSLDGGAP from the coding sequence ATGAGCGAGCACACCGCGCAGGTCTCCATCCGTGACGGCCGGTGGTGCCTGTACGTGGCGCTGATGGGTGTACCGGTGTCGCAGTGGCCCGAGCACTCCTTCGACCGCCCCGTCCAGGTGCCCACGGTGGACGAGCGTTCACGGGCTCTCACCGCCCTCGGGTTCGTGTTCACGGACGGGGCCGAGTGGGAGTGGACGGAGTACAGCGAGAGGCAGGACGACGACACGTCGCCGGTGCGGCTGCTGGCTTTGATCGTGGTGCGTTCACTGGACGGGGGCGCTCCGTGA
- a CDS encoding DUF2637 domain-containing protein has protein sequence MNSVQIRSAEKALSVGTWLIVAGAMLFSILTVTPLMARHTPDGWKWTAPILPLVVDAAVVIVVRLDAVLARLGGHGGRWPVVLRWMTGCMTLALNVADSALKKELVGVAVHAVAPLLLIVTAETGLAYRHAITAAQVAQEARQKAEQAEREQAATERREAAELRAREEREHAAQLVREQREHEALLAREQTAREDAVRREERERAEAREHAERELHERREREREQQQAERERLEREAAQRRAAERREREERARRDEDERQERAERERAALLAAGPATGKQPEEQARATARAAFEAQLSVRAAAELTGWSIGWISTRYQELREESAARRLEGAHQ, from the coding sequence GTGAACAGTGTTCAGATCCGTTCAGCGGAGAAGGCGCTGTCGGTCGGTACGTGGTTGATCGTGGCCGGGGCGATGCTGTTCTCCATCCTCACGGTGACGCCGCTTATGGCGCGACACACCCCGGACGGATGGAAGTGGACCGCGCCGATTCTGCCCCTGGTGGTGGACGCCGCGGTCGTCATCGTGGTCCGACTCGATGCGGTCCTGGCCCGCCTGGGCGGGCACGGGGGCAGGTGGCCGGTGGTCCTGCGGTGGATGACCGGCTGCATGACCCTGGCCCTGAACGTGGCCGACTCCGCGTTGAAGAAAGAGCTGGTCGGGGTGGCCGTGCACGCGGTCGCTCCGCTTCTGCTCATCGTCACCGCGGAAACCGGGCTGGCCTACCGGCACGCCATCACCGCCGCCCAAGTCGCCCAGGAAGCCCGGCAGAAAGCCGAGCAGGCCGAACGCGAGCAAGCCGCCACCGAACGTCGCGAGGCAGCCGAGCTGCGCGCCCGCGAGGAACGCGAGCACGCCGCCCAGTTGGTGCGAGAGCAGCGCGAGCACGAAGCACTGCTGGCCCGTGAACAAACAGCGCGGGAGGACGCGGTGCGGCGTGAGGAGCGTGAGCGGGCCGAGGCTCGGGAGCATGCCGAGCGGGAGCTTCATGAACGCCGTGAACGAGAGCGTGAACAGCAGCAGGCCGAGCGTGAACGCCTCGAACGAGAGGCTGCCCAGCGTCGCGCGGCTGAGCGTCGTGAGCGCGAGGAGCGTGCACGACGGGACGAGGACGAGCGCCAGGAGCGGGCCGAGCGTGAACGCGCCGCGCTCCTCGCGGCCGGCCCCGCCACCGGGAAGCAGCCCGAAGAGCAGGCCCGGGCCACCGCTCGAGCCGCGTTCGAAGCCCAACTGTCGGTACGGGCCGCGGCCGAGCTGACAGGCTGGTCGATCGGCTGGATCTCCACCCGCTACCAGGAACTCCGAGAAGAGTCGGCAGCCCGGAGGCTTGAAGGCGCGCACCAATGA
- a CDS encoding GntR family transcriptional regulator, with translation MAVLKYEEIAEFLRARIAAGEIAPGETIPSGRELAEQWDVSRATAIKAVDVLRNDGVVVARQGTGFVVTETPVARPAGARRAGSARILGGMPFLRVGTPDWAEPPAHVAAALRLSPGTKALRRIRVLQLPDGTPNSCVEAWFPPDVAEVAPRLADTNPIAEGTTRYVRRQTGRGPAEGVDVTTVRLASATESDRLKVPQGVPVAVLLHTAYDKQGKPLVCEEGVTPSSFFEQVDTYAM, from the coding sequence ATGGCAGTCCTGAAGTACGAAGAGATCGCAGAGTTCCTGCGCGCCCGCATTGCCGCTGGTGAGATCGCTCCGGGGGAGACGATCCCGTCGGGTCGCGAGCTCGCCGAGCAGTGGGACGTGTCACGGGCTACCGCCATCAAGGCGGTCGATGTGCTGCGGAACGACGGCGTGGTCGTGGCCAGGCAGGGAACCGGGTTCGTCGTCACGGAAACGCCCGTGGCACGCCCTGCCGGCGCTCGCCGCGCAGGGTCGGCGCGCATCCTGGGCGGCATGCCGTTCCTGCGCGTTGGTACGCCTGACTGGGCGGAACCTCCCGCCCACGTCGCCGCCGCCCTCCGCCTCTCCCCCGGGACTAAGGCCCTTCGGCGCATTCGCGTCCTCCAGCTCCCGGACGGAACCCCGAATAGCTGCGTTGAGGCGTGGTTCCCCCCGGATGTCGCGGAGGTGGCACCACGCCTTGCCGACACCAACCCGATCGCCGAAGGCACAACGCGCTACGTCCGGCGCCAGACTGGGCGAGGCCCTGCCGAAGGCGTGGACGTCACCACCGTGCGCCTTGCGTCGGCGACGGAGTCAGACCGCTTGAAGGTGCCGCAGGGGGTACCGGTGGCCGTGCTTCTGCACACGGCGTACGACAAGCAGGGGAAGCCGCTGGTCTGCGAGGAGGGCGTAACACCGTCCTCGTTCTTCGAGCAGGTGGATACCTACGCCATGTAG
- a CDS encoding DUF262 domain-containing protein — protein MDNVDDIDQIDDQIEDEIEDEESAEGVEPEERIFRNITSFTVDWSATTVMERMEKGAIDVSPPYQRKPVWNDQKIWRFLESLMLGIPVPQLVLAAKKDARGKFVVLDGKQRLLAIQHASNLMKNPSIKKFPKLEILTALHGKTLAQILEDSEMNEHWESLLSQPIRTVVVQGYTDERALHSIFHRLNQNSVSLSSHELRRALNWNDFMDWLDHFSADSDEIKRARRIKKADFRMRDAESVLRHLAFSRRFDDYRGDLRKFLDEEAKLGGKNWTALKEEYTRRGEDLNLAISASFDVFGPDAFLRFTPGGFIRRFNAPLFDVMTASLRVPEIREACLSADHELLRSGMKELCVTDPFIQYITSTTKSGTAVTGRFTIWANFIQRLTGVSDVLTKMTSP, from the coding sequence TCAGGAATATTACGAGTTTCACGGTCGATTGGTCTGCCACAACAGTAATGGAGAGGATGGAGAAAGGGGCTATTGATGTCTCTCCCCCTTACCAGCGCAAGCCTGTCTGGAACGACCAAAAAATTTGGAGATTCCTTGAATCTCTCATGCTTGGTATCCCTGTACCACAGTTGGTTTTGGCAGCCAAAAAAGATGCGCGAGGAAAGTTCGTTGTGCTGGATGGAAAGCAGCGCCTCCTGGCTATCCAACATGCCTCCAACTTGATGAAGAATCCGAGCATCAAAAAGTTTCCGAAGCTCGAAATTTTGACTGCTTTGCACGGAAAAACTCTCGCACAAATCCTTGAAGACTCGGAAATGAACGAGCACTGGGAAAGCCTCCTGTCTCAGCCAATCCGTACCGTCGTAGTTCAGGGATACACCGATGAAAGGGCTCTGCACTCGATCTTCCACCGCCTCAATCAAAATAGCGTGAGCCTCTCCTCTCACGAGCTGAGGCGCGCGCTAAACTGGAACGATTTCATGGACTGGCTAGACCATTTTTCCGCAGACTCAGACGAAATCAAGCGAGCACGGCGAATCAAAAAGGCCGACTTCAGGATGCGAGATGCAGAGAGCGTCTTGCGTCATCTTGCCTTTTCGCGACGCTTCGACGATTACAGGGGAGACCTGCGCAAGTTCCTGGACGAGGAGGCTAAGTTGGGCGGCAAGAATTGGACCGCACTGAAGGAGGAGTATACGCGGCGCGGGGAAGATCTCAATCTTGCCATTTCGGCTAGCTTTGACGTATTTGGGCCTGACGCCTTCCTGCGTTTCACTCCGGGCGGGTTTATTCGTCGGTTCAACGCTCCCCTCTTCGATGTCATGACGGCCAGCTTGCGAGTACCGGAGATCAGGGAAGCTTGCTTGAGCGCCGATCATGAACTACTTCGTAGCGGCATGAAAGAACTCTGCGTTACCGATCCTTTCATCCAGTACATCACGTCGACGACTAAGTCGGGTACCGCAGTCACCGGGCGATTTACGATTTGGGCTAATTTTATTCAACGCCTCACGGGTGTTAGTGATGTTCTCACTAAGATGACGAGCCCGTGA
- a CDS encoding bifunctional 2-polyprenyl-6-hydroxyphenol methylase/3-demethylubiquinol 3-O-methyltransferase UbiG has product MSNLELASSVMRFYGETVDEDDRLRSSADGRMELARTQELLRRFLPPAPARVLDVGGGTGIHAEWLVKDGYEVTLVDPVPRHVASAAAVCSALLGDARDLPQLDGSFDVVQLLGPLYHLPDPDDRRKALAEARRVVKPGGLIAAAAINRYASLFEHVTYAHLHTERIHDSVSKILETAVYDGVRGFTLSYFHRAEELVAELAASGLTDVQVFGIEGPAWSLVKAAEQQPGEGPTDDLIASAMAAARLAEPYPELLAASSHLLSVGRAPA; this is encoded by the coding sequence ATGTCGAATCTCGAATTGGCTTCCTCCGTGATGCGGTTCTACGGCGAGACAGTGGACGAGGACGACCGCCTGCGCAGCTCGGCAGACGGACGTATGGAGCTGGCCAGGACTCAAGAGCTCCTCCGACGCTTTTTGCCTCCCGCGCCGGCACGCGTGCTCGACGTGGGAGGGGGTACTGGGATTCACGCTGAATGGCTGGTGAAGGACGGCTACGAAGTCACGCTCGTGGACCCCGTGCCCCGCCATGTCGCGAGCGCCGCGGCCGTGTGCTCAGCGCTCTTGGGGGACGCCCGCGACCTGCCCCAACTGGACGGAAGCTTCGACGTAGTCCAGCTGCTCGGGCCGCTGTACCACCTCCCCGACCCGGACGACCGGCGTAAGGCGCTGGCGGAAGCACGCCGTGTGGTTAAGCCGGGCGGGCTGATCGCCGCTGCCGCGATCAACCGATACGCGTCGCTCTTCGAGCACGTCACGTACGCGCACCTGCACACCGAGCGGATTCACGACTCGGTCTCCAAGATTCTTGAGACGGCCGTCTACGACGGTGTACGAGGGTTCACCTTGTCCTACTTCCACCGCGCCGAAGAACTTGTGGCGGAGCTGGCCGCCTCCGGTCTGACGGACGTGCAGGTCTTCGGAATCGAGGGGCCCGCATGGTCCCTCGTGAAAGCGGCCGAGCAACAGCCGGGCGAGGGGCCCACGGACGATCTGATCGCCTCTGCGATGGCGGCGGCCCGGCTGGCGGAGCCCTACCCGGAGCTCCTTGCTGCCAGCTCACACCTTCTGTCCGTGGGGCGGGCCCCGGCCTAA
- a CDS encoding RRQRL motif-containing zinc-binding protein, translated as MSAVPVYRWRLAPSGYATFRQLRAKGLRPGGQDVAAVLERPRKRRGPLVAYLYRVDQAKPVRPMTPARWAALAKANAAQQVCPNCQRDAGYRIPTSLGMCVTCAYPEEQCAA; from the coding sequence ATGAGCGCCGTGCCGGTCTACCGGTGGCGCCTCGCGCCGTCCGGCTACGCAACCTTCCGTCAGCTCCGGGCCAAGGGGCTGCGGCCGGGCGGGCAGGACGTCGCCGCCGTGCTCGAGCGCCCGCGGAAGCGTCGGGGCCCGCTGGTCGCCTACCTCTACCGCGTCGACCAGGCCAAGCCCGTCCGGCCGATGACCCCGGCCCGGTGGGCGGCACTGGCCAAGGCGAACGCCGCTCAGCAGGTCTGCCCGAACTGCCAGAGGGATGCCGGGTATCGCATCCCGACCTCGCTTGGTATGTGCGTGACCTGCGCTTACCCCGAGGAACAGTGCGCCGCCTGA
- a CDS encoding YDG/SRA domain-containing protein: protein MIGDVPNVQVGQAYNTRKLAAAAGVHRPFQAGICGTKREGAESIVVSGGYKDDQDFGDVIVYTGHGGRDDSGNQVSDQSLDDSGNAALVTSHLEGLPVRVVRGAHKGSPYAPLKGYRYDGLYRVTSYGSTQGIDGFLIWQFRMEAYEDTPIPVTVQQALPVVEPTPAGGSTTQPPAGNDTPERVTTSVQRIVRSSAVKRQVKEWHDHACQVCGLTVELPGGKYSEGAHIQALGSPHNGPDTTDNVLCLCPTCHVLFDGGAIVLADNLTILRDGKATGKLRTSPKHGINPGCVALHRERWRQ, encoded by the coding sequence ATGATTGGTGACGTGCCCAACGTTCAGGTTGGCCAGGCGTACAACACCCGGAAGCTTGCTGCTGCTGCCGGCGTCCACCGTCCCTTCCAGGCAGGGATCTGTGGCACCAAGAGGGAAGGTGCCGAGTCCATCGTCGTGTCTGGCGGCTACAAAGATGATCAGGACTTCGGGGATGTCATCGTCTACACGGGACACGGTGGACGCGATGACTCCGGGAACCAGGTATCGGACCAGAGCCTCGATGACAGTGGCAACGCGGCTCTGGTGACCAGCCATCTTGAGGGTCTTCCCGTACGTGTCGTCCGCGGAGCGCACAAAGGCTCGCCGTACGCGCCTTTGAAGGGGTACCGATACGACGGCCTTTACCGCGTCACGAGCTACGGCAGTACGCAGGGCATCGATGGCTTCTTGATTTGGCAGTTCCGCATGGAGGCGTACGAGGACACCCCGATCCCGGTGACGGTCCAACAGGCACTGCCTGTTGTGGAACCTACGCCCGCAGGTGGGAGCACGACGCAGCCGCCGGCCGGTAATGACACACCAGAGCGTGTGACCACCAGCGTTCAGCGCATTGTCCGCAGTAGCGCTGTGAAACGACAGGTGAAGGAGTGGCACGATCACGCCTGCCAGGTGTGTGGCCTAACGGTTGAACTGCCCGGAGGTAAGTACAGCGAGGGTGCCCATATCCAGGCCCTCGGCAGCCCACACAACGGTCCCGATACGACCGACAACGTGCTCTGCCTGTGCCCGACCTGCCACGTCCTCTTCGATGGAGGCGCCATCGTCCTCGCTGACAACCTCACCATTCTTCGGGACGGCAAGGCAACAGGAAAGCTGAGAACCTCCCCCAAGCACGGCATCAATCCTGGCTGCGTAGCCCTGCACCGTGAGCGGTGGCGTCAGTAA